ATTGAGTTTGCACTTTTAGCCATTTTTGCAGATAAGAGTTCAGCTTTTATACCTTTACAGAATGCCACACGGTTTGAGCTCAGTAAGTGGTATATATTGTAATGTATGATATAACTACAGAAGACACATTTAACCACCggtatttttttattacaatgtTTACCACATTGTGGTGTGACCATTTGAACTTGTTtcatgtttgtttctttgtagGCACTTCCACAGTGGTTTGCAAGCCGATGCTCATTGACAACCAGCTCTTTGTCATCGTTGCCCAGCTTTTTGGCGGCTCGCACATCTATAAGCGGGACGTCTTGGCCAACAAATTCATCAAGATCCAGGACATCGACATTCTGAAAATCCGGAAGCCCAATGACGTTGAGACGTTCCGGGTAGACAGCGAGTCATTCTTTGTCATTGCTGACAGCTCTAAAGCAGGATCCACCACTGTGTACAAATGGAACGGCAATGGCTTCTACTCACATCAGTCCCTGCACCCCTGGTATCGGGACACGGATGTCGAGTACATGGAGATTGGCGGCAAGTCTCACCTCATACTGTCCAGCAGCTCACAGCGGCCTGTTGTCTACCAGTGGAGCAAAGGCCAGAAGCAGTTTGACCGGCAGACTGATATCCCTGACATGGAAGACGTCTATGCTGTCAAGCATTTCAAGGCCAAGGATGAGCTTTACATCTGTCTGACCCATTTCATTGGTGACTCCAAGGTAATGCGGTGGGACGACGGCATGTTTACCGAAGTGCAGACCATACCCTCTAGAGGCTCCATGGTTTTCCAGCCCGTCGCCATTGGCAACTGGCAGTATGCCATCCTTGGCAGTGACTACTCGCTTACCCAGGTCTATCAGTGGGACTCCAAAAAGGGCAACTTTGTGAATTTCCAAGAGCTGAACATCCAGGCCCCGAGAGCTTTCTCCTTTGTGTCTATTGACAACCGCGAATTCCTGCTGGCCTCCAGCTTCAAAGGGAAGACTCAGATTTATGAGCACTTGATGATCGATCTGAGTAACTAAAGTGGGCCACAGGACGTGTTCTTGATAGGTAGGGCCAGGTATTAGAACCAGTACCCCTTCCCCCCTCCTCTAGTTGCTTCCCttgtttgatatgaagaaaTTCTTGATCATCTTATAGCACTTCATTATTCATCACTTCCTGTAGcccacaatatggacaaaatgctATTATTACACTAATTATACTGTGACATCTTGCAATATCTATATTAAGTCATTGGTGAATCAATGATAGTTGAAGACTACTCCACATTGTTTTGaccaaaatataaacaattttttctttctttttcccttttttccttcttttttacCCTTTTTTAAGTAAAGTTTATTTCGTAATGCATTTATTGTGACATAGGTCGATCCAGTGAGCCTATAAGTTATATTAAGTGTCTTTTTTTACGATGGAGGAATGAATGAGGCTATTCTAAAGTGGCGAAGCAACCAACCACGCAAACAACACACAAAACCTTACAGAGATGGTGGAGTCTACAGTCCCGACGCCCACAGCTGCCAAGCCTAGCAGAATACAAAAAATAACCATTCTGTGGTTTGATTCTCGCTTTGTATTGACTGGGAATTAATGTTATATACTTCAGTACAGCCCAGTGATACCTACCCTGTTGTTTTTCAGCAAGGAATAATGTGTTTGTGAATAGACCACGTCAGATGAATTTCAATTGACGGAACCAAACAGGCCAAAACATTTCGGTTGCGGGTGGGTGCGGAACAAATACTTCCAATTTTCTGTGGGAGTGGGTGGGCGCGGGATGCAGTCTAGCAGGATGTGGGGCAGAAAAAACAGTCCTGCTCAGACCTCTGCTGTAGGCCTCAATCCAAATCGCCCCCTTCCACCACACTCCTGTTCCATGGTCCATGTCGCCACACGCTCCTGAAGTCATGACCTGAGCTGAAAGAGGAGCAGagttatgtaaataagctcACTGTCAGAACTACCTGCATTATCTAGTCTGCTAATGATGCTTCCAGATGATCGCCTCTCTAGAAATATCCTTTGTGTCCTTCGCTATTGTCACCCTCCTTTCTGCACTTTTCAGTTTTCCTCTTTTTACACCCTCCCTGCTAAACAACAGCCATTGTTAATGTATTCTCTCGCTGCAAACACATGCTAGTGGAACGTTTACTTTAGAGGTATAATAAAGCGGAAAAGTACAGGTCAAGTGATTAACTGTTGACATCATAACAGACtctcaaataaaaatgtttacatttttaccgTAATCTTAAGCAAGTTAGacattttatacaaaaaaaaggaCCGTCCACTTCACAGGATTTCTCACGCTGGCTGTCCTGCCTTTATAATGGAATTCAGTTTAGAAGGATAATCTTAAtgttatacatttacatttcgtGGTATTCTGTGATCGTTGCTTTAGAAAGAtgttttttagttatttaattTCTTGTTTGTCACAGGTCTACTAATAAACCCACTTCAAAAGATTTTATGTGCGTGAAATTCATTGTCAAATTGTGCTCTGTCTGTCTTGCACAGACAAACGGGGAGTTTAAAGGCACTCGTTTCCATACCTGGAAAATCTGGAAGATTACAAAATGCTCCCAagtcatatttcattttgtcCTTTGCTATATTAGTTACTGGACTTTACAAACAGCAAGAAAACTAAACACAGAAagtgtgtaaagttcaaaagagACTTTTTTGGAAGTCATGAAAAGGCACTGAATCCATCCATGAGGAAAAGCTTCTATGtggccctgctggtgacatcccatataaatgaaagaaatgtgtggccacgccttattatcACGTGGGAACGAGATTTTAATgggtggccatgacttagtaagatgtggaaatgagataattaagtcgtagccacgacttagtaagctgtgGGAACGAGCTCATGCCTCACCaatcatggccacgcattaggatctcattcccatgccttactaagtcataacTACTGCCTGTGCAGTTTGATGTTCCCTTCCAGTGGATCTTTTTCGCTCCCTGTGGTTTGGAATCACCCTTAAACTGTCCTGGGCAGTTCACTTTGCACGGAACTACGAGGGTGACTGGAATGCAGCTTTGGAACCTCAAGCAGGTTTTCTACTAAATTACGATACTTCTGATAACAAAGAATCCGTAGGTTCACtagggtcgttctacagaaatcGTCCACTATTGTCTACATCcacaggagtcactggtgtcacaCGTAAGAAATGTAgcaccagtgacatttttaatgaaatatgcattttacagaacggctgctacagagccTCAACCCACATGCTGTCGATCctggaatatccactaaaatatgcaatttcatccatttgttttccattttttcacaattacctaagaagcaggtcacaccagtgacttcgaataaaagcttcatatgaaattcATATGATTTGAATtcatcatgagctaaatgagaaaaaaattctaataactga
This portion of the Pygocentrus nattereri isolate fPygNat1 chromosome 13, fPygNat1.pri, whole genome shotgun sequence genome encodes:
- the lgi1b gene encoding leucine-rich glioma-inactivated protein 1b, which produces MAFRANRLSLALWLAFSLLLAESRRGKQPRCPQGCTCTKDNALCENLRSVPHSFPPDVVSLSFVKSGFSQIAAGSFLHTPSLQLLLFTANSFESIDEDAFQGLPHLEYLFIENNKIESVSPQAFRGLKSLLHLSLAYNNLETLPKDVLKGMDALTKVDLRGNMFNCDCKLKWLIEWMFNTNATVDQIYCSGPPLYQGKKINDLMPQSFDCITAEFVSIKTLRFESISVEAFTFGNDQYAVFAQPFAGTCSFMEWDHVNMEFRAYDSIESTSTVVCKPMLIDNQLFVIVAQLFGGSHIYKRDVLANKFIKIQDIDILKIRKPNDVETFRVDSESFFVIADSSKAGSTTVYKWNGNGFYSHQSLHPWYRDTDVEYMEIGGKSHLILSSSSQRPVVYQWSKGQKQFDRQTDIPDMEDVYAVKHFKAKDELYICLTHFIGDSKVMRWDDGMFTEVQTIPSRGSMVFQPVAIGNWQYAILGSDYSLTQVYQWDSKKGNFVNFQELNIQAPRAFSFVSIDNREFLLASSFKGKTQIYEHLMIDLSN